A segment of the Psilocybe cubensis strain MGC-MH-2018 chromosome 5, whole genome shotgun sequence genome:
AGCATATCATCCTATGGACCCACGTAGTATGTCAAATCTCcagaaaaaggcaaaaattTGAACATTAGGGATGAATTTTTTATATGAGAAAATTTGGCCAGGATATGTGGTGATGCGTCTCTGGGAGCCTTTGTGAACCAAATACAAGGAAGAACATGGTAGTAATTCCAATCAACGAGCAAGAAGTGCTCCTTTCTGGTGAATGATAAATGAATTGTGTATCCATCACAGTTTgtggaggtggcggtggagaaAGGTGGACTAGGATGGAGTGCGTTGCGAGTTCCAAGCGCGCTAATGGTCTAACCGATCATTCCTCAGAAACGTACTAACGGCGCCCGACCAGGCGGCGaaacatgaacatgaacgCAAAGGATGGGGTCAAAAAATTGGCGAGCGCTCACAATACGAGCATAATGTGGGGCATATATGTCGTTTACAAAGGAGATGGGGGCGAATAGTTTTGGAACAGTGATGATCAACGACAGGGATGATGGCAGGAGGCTTTCCCCCAAAGCGATTATCAGCAGCAGAATCTGAAGCTAGGCGTTTTGAGCAAGCCGGATTATCAGCAAATATGCAGCCGCGCTGAAACGCGGGGTGTCCGGAGGTTTATTTTTAAATATGAGCGTGATCTCACGGGAGTCACAGTGTGACAAATGGAATTTGGACGCTCTTGACAACGGATCCATTCGTTGACCCAGAACACCTACGAGTGCACTCCGTCCGACGCTCAGCTTCTTCTTTGCAGTATTTGGATGTTCTAGTCCACTGGGTTTCGTTCGTATTTTATCTCATTTCACTGCCATGTCCGTATCTGACATATGTTTGCATCAATTCACATCCCTGCCTCATCTCTACTTGTTTTAGATTCAATTACAGCCTTCATCACGGCCCCTTCCATTCTTTTATTCTGCATACAAGCCCGctcttttttccttctctgTCCACTTGCTCACGCTCGTCATGGTCGCCCACGAACGTCCTATTCACCTTGCGAAGCGGCAAGGTCCAGATCCGCTCAGTGTCTCCGACGCTATAGGCGTCAACCCATCGTCTACACTTGTGGTCGATACTGCAGCGGCGACATCCGTAACAAACCTTGCTTTCAATCCCACTGCTTCGAGTAATCCCGGTGCTACAGCACCTCCCCTGAACCCCGCAAACCCATTCTCAACGCCGGTGGTTACTAGCTCAGTGACGCAGATAAGCGCTGCATCTTCTACATCGGAACCTGTTCCTACAGCAGCAGATGCCTCTTCGGGCGACTCTTCGCCATCCTCTCTCTCTGCAAGCGCGAAACCCACTATAGCCATGGGCACAGTAATTGGCTCTTGCGTCGGTGCCTTCGTTGGTGCCAGCTTACTCATTCTCATTGCGCTGTGGTATTACAAACGCTATTCCAAGTCCCTCAAAGCCCGTGTAAATGCACGCGGGCCGCTCTCGCACAGTCGCAATCTTAATGCGGGCGAGCAGCGGAGATCGCGTCTCGAGCCATGGAACAAGCTCGAAGATAGCGACGACAAATGGGAGGACATGTACCAGACaaaggaaatgaaggaaACCGAACAAGTGGCGCCAATGGAGAAGCTAACGATGTTCAAGAAGACACCTAGCGTGCGTACGGCATACACGCACAAGTCGACCAATATTGCCTCTTTTGACTTCCCTCAGACTTATTCGGATATCGGCGCGACCCAGGCTCAGGCGACTCCTATGCCAGTTCCCCGCCCGTTCCTTGATCGAATTGACGTCAACCCGGAGATGACATCGAGCTGGGAGACACAGACAGGCAATGGATCATATCTCTCTGTCCACTCACAAGCCGATGGAGGGAGGATGTCACCTACAACCGCTATGGCAATTCCCACCCCACATCCCGTTGCCTCAGAAGCACACAAATGGGAGTCTGCCGAAGTGGTGCACTACACGGACGCCGCTCCTATCGCAGACGCCGCCAGCGACCCGGAAGCCAACAACAGAAGGAGCATCCATAATCCATTCTTCAATGCTCAGGACACCGATTTCCAGCCGCGATCGCGCTCTAACTCAGTCGTCAAGTCGGCCAAGTCGAAAGGCAAAGAGAAAATGCGCTACTCGAACGTGTCGACTGTCTCAGCCGCGCACTCGGTGAATCCATTTGAGGACATTAACACAGAACTACCTCCGCGCCCTACGTTTGTGCAGCATGCGGCGAcagcttcgtcgtcgtcgacggaGAGCAAGGAGCGCGCGCTGCAGTCGCTGATTGCGGCGCTTGACGTATCGGAGGATGAAGTTAGAGACCGTTTGCGGATTGCGTCGATGCAGCCGTCGGTCATCTCACAAACGTCAACTGCTGGGTATGACGAGGAAGCCGACGTAACGAAGGAGTTCCCGCTCCCACCTCCCAGGGCCGCATAAACTAAAGAAAGAAGCCAATTGAAACTCACTCTTCCCCAAGTTTAAACTCTGTTACAACACCAATACGTCTTGCTGCCCTCTTGTCTATATTTCTATTGAACTCTCGCCCAGTGCCTAATCACCTTCGATCGTTCTTTTTGCGTATTCTACTCATAACTGGCGATAAGTACAGTCCGTCCTATTATCCATTCCCCTCACGCACCAGCCCCATGTGCACCCACCCTCACAAGgattctttttctctcctaATTCCCCCCATCAATGGCCTGTCACGCTATCAATCGCGCCTTCTTTACcttgattttgctttgacttatgttatttatttttcatACAATTTTTAGTCGTTAGTCGTCAGCACTGTTTTCCAGTGCATGGTGCTGACGCATGTTACCACCACGAACTCGGGCACATTGACGAGTTTGTTACTTGTTACCCCCAGCCTCTTGCAAGGCCCAGTGGCTTGTTCAATTCTTGTTCTTTACATTGTTTCCCAAGGCAAGCCGGGCTTTTTTGATCTGGTCATCGAAGAATCGCAACAATAtcaccatccatccatcacCTTGCGtcccctccctcttccctcgCTTCGCCCCCCAAACGTTCACCATCTGTATCATATTCGACTCGACTTCTCACTCAATGCGCCCTAATCTCTGCTCTGCAGCTGTCTGTATTCCCAGTCTCCTCTGACCCTATACGCTAAGTGCACGACTATGGACGACCCCGCTGACAATCCCGAGACGCGATGACATTCACATCACCAGTGGGAAGGGGTGAGAGTGCGCTTTTTCGCTGTTGATTGATGATCCTCTTTTACCCATAATTTGCTGCCTCCGCCACTGCTCGCCATCTGTTTTtccccttttcttcctttcccttcttccatgatgagctttttttgtattttttcccttttcacTTCTCCCATGGTTTTATGCTCGTCATGCGATTGTcattttatgttttttttttttgaaatatttgtttTAGATCGTCTGCATTGGTCTGTGTTTTAgtatgtctttttttcttcatattttttattcttgtcGTCATCTTGGTCAGTCTTGTTATTTAGCATTTCAGCCCAAAAAGAATAACCAATTTTTGCTTGCTTTCTGATTACACCTTGCTGGTGTTGATTGACCTTTGACTGCTTCTGATTGGTGACTTTCTGATTTCTGATTTATGATTTGTGAGTGTACCTTTCATCTTGTTGGTGGGGATGAACACCTGGAGGAATAACATGGGTGGGTGATGTGAAGGGTGATGGTTTGTCATCGAGAATTGATGTTGATATCGTTGGTCTCGAACCTGTCTGTGCAACTCTACTGACACGTTACTGAGCTTTGTGTGTCATGAGAAAGTAGGTCTGAAAGGGTGTAGATGTGGGAGGTGGCCGCGGATAGACTTGGACCGACGGCGTGACAAGTTGATATAGTTCAGCCTTGCCGACATCGCGAGTCTGCGTCGTGGGTTCTGCCTTTGATTTGATGCGACTGTGCTATGAGCCTATGGCCCATCTACGTATATACTTAAACTCAATCTGACGGTACCGGTGTTCAAGAAACAAGCTTCAATCCTTTCGTATGTTTTTATAGGGATGTCGTAATAACTTGAAAGTGAAGGCGCTCACTACGGTAGTAACTGTAAGATATACTTAATACAATGCAGGTCGGATACACGAATCCCGAATGGCCGGTTGTGGTTTTACTGACCACATATTCTTTCATTAAGATAGCTTGAGGCATTCATCACATAAAGCAAGAATTTCCATATTCAGTGAGAGATATGCCTCCGCACTCTCGGCGTTTTGCCTCCGTTTCGAATTTCGAATGCCGCGTGGGTTGGCGGCTGTTGGCAGCTGTTGGCGCGCATGAAGTTTGGCGTGTGTGGGGGTGATTCAGGGGTAAGTCTGGTAAGCTCTGGATGACTGAATAGTAAGCACCGATGTGTTATTTCCGACCTTGACTCTGATACGAAAGGTTCTTTTGGTGTTTATTGGCCTTATAGGGTGGGGCAGCCGCGGATCGCTGTCGAGGGTATTAACCAGAAGACGGCGGTGACTTCAAGTAGCGAGGGctgagatgaagatgacgatggtgGGTGTTCTCAATATGACTGGGTTCACAATTACCGTCGAGCCGCATGCTGGCAGCGACGCGTGTTTCGTGAAAAGAACGGTGATTTGATGGAAATGATATGCATATACGCGCTTagattgttttttttggatgAGTCAGACATTGTTCTGCCCGGAATGCTGATGGCGTAGGGTTACAGTCATCTTCTCCTCGTATgtttttcttcctcatcatGTGCATAGCGACGAGTAAACTGTTAAAAGAGCTTGGAAGTTGCAGGATTTCGGGCCGGGGATGCTCCAGCGCTAATGTAATAAGCCGTCGCTGGTGGATGTAAGAACAGAAAGGTGAAATGTTGCAAAAATACGGCCGGTGGGAGAGACAGCGACTCGGTGAGGCACCGATGTGCATGTGTATGAGGATCTTCAGCTTTTTTATTACATTATTTCCAGTGGCTGTGAATAAGCCACGCACAGCCCAATCCGGAAATACAAGTCCGTTGCACACTTGCTCGTCCATCTTATAATCCACCCATAACCGTTCTCGGCGATCCAGCTTTGTGCTCAACGCCCAGcagtcttcgtcgtcgtcgtctcgCGTCCCAGAGCGACCTTCAGAAAGCTAGGCATTCTCTCTCCGTTTATGGTGAGCACACATATCTATCATTCAACCCCTTGCCCCATGTCCTTTTGTTGTCATTAGCCGTCTTCTCACTCGCACTTGCCCCCCTGTCAGATCCAAGGCGATATCTTGGCCCGACCTTCCTTTTTCCCGTGCTGTTCGGATTATCACCACCCCAACACGTTCTATCTACAGACGCCAAAATAACAGATCATGTCCAACTCTTACAATATGGGCCAACAGTGGAACCAGTCCCAGCTCAACTTTTCGTCCCTTCAGCTCGAGCAGGACTACGAGTTTGCTGCTAACGAATCtcgccagcagcagcagcagcagcagatgcttcatcagcaacagcagcaggcgTATGCCTCCAGCAATGCATATCACAATCAGTAttcccagcagcagcaacagcaacagcaacaacaggtCCAAAATCCAAATGCCCACTCATCGTCTCTCATGGGTGCCTTCTCCAACCCACTCAGCCAGCAGCATTCGCACAGCCGTTCATCGTCCTTTGGCGCTGCCCAATCGGGCCAAAATTCAATGAGCGGTGCGTACGCTGGTCTCTACGGTGCCCAAGCTACTGGCCCGCCTTCTAATGGCGCCAACGGACCTTATCGCCAGCCTACCTCTTCGGCCTTTACCTTCTCACCCCCAAGCGGCATCCCGATGTCGCTGCAGAATAATTTATCGGATGTCAGCCAAGGAGGCAGCCCGAGTTATCTAACTTCGTCCCCCGGTCCGCTGCACGAGTCCTTTTCCCCgccttcatcctcctctcaACTCCAGCAAACCTATTTCAACGCAAACGATACCTCTGGGGCTCCTCAACCTAAAAGGCATCACGGATCAGCTTTCAAAGACGAGTCAGCGATCGAAGACCCAGACTCGGAGGTTGGCCAATCAGATACTAAGGATAAGCAGTCCAAATTGTCAGTGTTACTTCTATCTTGCTGTATTATCTTATTGATGGAAGGAAATATAGGTCCAGGGCGTGTGCGCGGTGCAAAAACCTCAAAGTTAGATGAGATGTGAAGCTAAGACGGAGACCGAGCCTTGCAAGCGCTGCTTCAATGGTGGGCATGAGTGTGTTATTCCCGGGAGGAAGATTCGTCGTACGCCACCGTGAGTTCCACCTTGATCCCTGCATTCTCTCGTTTTCTAAAGGATTCATACAATGCAAACGTAAAAACTCGATACTGTAGGAAACGGGAGCATCTCCTCAACCAGATCCAGGCCCAGGCAAAGGAGATCGAAAGGTTAATGCACCAGCTCGAAAAGGTCACCATTTCATCCAATCAGCCTCGTAATGCCGGTATGGATACTTCTACGGGCGTAAACCTCTCCTCCCCCGTGTTAACTCCCTCGTCCAACTCCGGCTCCTTCTTTGGTTCGGATGTGCCCGGGGACGAAGCAGGCGGTGACGAGCACGGTGGTGCGAATGGGAACGGCAGCAACAATGTCGTAATGAACAAGGCCGTCGAGGAGTGGATCGCCAAAGCGCGCGAAAGTTTGCATGAATTTGGCGCGTTCATCGGCATTGGCGGCGCGGGTATGCCGAAGCGCTATCTTGTCGAGGAGGACTATGAGGGTGGTGACGACtcagatgacgatgaggagtATGTTGATGCCTCGGACGAGGCACTGGCCGAAGCCTTCGGGAACGGCGATGAAAGATACGAAGTTACGGTGGACAACGCGCCCGGAGACGCCTCTGGCTCGTCTAATCCCGAACAGGGAGGCAGAATATTGAATCACAAGAGCTCTAGCTCTAGCATCGGCACAGTTGCGACGGCAAATACACAACAGCGCAAGAAGAATTCTGGTGAGAATGCAAAACCGGTCAATTTGCCTGTTGGCGCTGCGCCGTTTGGCCTTTTTGGAGAACTCAGTTTGAAGAACCCTGTAAGCCGCGCGGGTAGCGCGGAACCTGAAGACGAGGATCGAGGATCGGGCATTGCGAACGCCAATTTCTTCAAGTCGAGTGAGTTTGTTTTACTGTTTCTTTACGTTTCAATAATTCTGATTACAATGAAGCTCTTGCACCTCAGGCTTTGGGGCGTAGGCTGGAAGTTGCCCAGCACCAAGCACCATCCATTCTTACTCGGGGAATCATCACACCTTTGGAGGCCGAGAAATTGTTCAAAATGTACGGGCTTTACTCCACAGAGATTAAAGAATCTGGCTAAAAATGTCTTATCACTTTTTCTAGCTATTTTGACAACATGAATCTTTCCGTGTCACTGCTCGACCCAGTCCTGTACACTGCGCAGCGTACATTCTATCGAAGCCCCTTTTTGTTTACAGTTAGTGAGTATTCGGCTCTCCGTATGTTTTTATCTTCCCAGTGCTAATCTATTTGTGGGCAATCAGTTTGTGCTGTGGCCTCCAGGTTCTATTTTGAGCGTCCCGATCTCTACGCGAAGTGCATGCACTATGCACAGTGGGCTGCCGGTACAGCTCTCATTGGCGGAAACAAAAATGTGGAGATGTGTTCTGCATACATCCTGCTGAGTTTGTACCCCGTACCTGCGAAGAAATGGGAGGACCAACGCAGTTGGCTGTACCTTGGGCTGGCTATTCGGTACggatttttttaaaatttctctctgtcttttttttttatcattAATGGCGGTACTAtctctgtttcttttttccagTGTGGCTACCGACATTAATTTGCACGTTCCCACATCTGCGAAACCTCTCAATGAGAATCACGCGCGGGAGATGCTGAACCGCACCCGTGTTTGGCTGAACTGCTTCAACCTTGACCGGTCCACGGGTTCGCAGTATGGTAAACCACCCATCATCAGCTCATCGGATTATATCGCGAACAATTCACCGAAATGGTGGAACTCGTCGCCGCACAATATGCCAAACTTTGATATCCACATTTCGGCGTATAATGCAGAGTTGCGGGTCATGTCGAGCTTTATTGCGAAAGTTTACAGTGATCCGTTACACCCTACTAACTTGAACAAGgtatattttttctttgcttaattttctttcttgtatTTGACTGACTTTTGTTTAGAACATCGACTTCGAAAAAATTGCCATTGAGACAGATGACGAGCTACAGGTTCTACGTGATCAATGGTTCTCAGTGCTCGAGACGACCGACATGAACGACCCACACAATCGCTTCAGGACTGGGCTGCTGCGATTGGCGTACAGCTATGCCAGGTTGATCGCCTTGTCATATGGCTTCCAGCATGCGTTTGGAAAGACAGATAGGGTCAACGAGAACCCATTCCTTGAGCGGGTCAGCATTTTTTACGCATAGCCGGTTGGTTTTTCTTGGTCGCTGACTTACTGTTATCTTTTGATAGTGCTTGCGAGCTGCTTTCGACGTTGTTGACGCTCTCGTCAGCGATATTTGCCGGCCGGGACAGCGTATGTTCACCTTGACATTTTTTCGCATTAGGCTTTGGGTTGCTGATGAGCTCTAATCAGTCCATTTCGTGAAACATGGACCGGAAGCTCAGAGCGTCTTTGTCACTTTTGCGTCTGCTTTCCTTGTCAAGGTGCGATATGGCGCAATGTTACCCCCTCGCTCGCCCATTCATTGTCTTTTAGCTTCTCCAACCAAGATTTACCACCTATCTTACACCGGAGACTCGAGCAAAGATTCGTAGTCAGGTACAAAAAGTCGCCGACCTCCTTGGCTCGCCCGAAGTTGCTATCGATGAGCGACACGGTCCCAAGTTGTACTCTCGTTTCCTCGAGAAGCTCCTAGCCAAACCCATGGCCAGCCTCGATCCCATGTCCCCCGGATCCACCGCCAGCTCGACCGTTCCTCTTCCCCGCCAGAAATCGCGCACATATAGGTCACCACCCCCGGCCACAACATCCACTAACATGGCCACCCACTCGGGCTACGCATCCAACTATGACGCCCCTTCAAACGTGTTCACTCACCCTTCGCCGTCGACGAGCAACTCGCTCTCGCCGCCACCCACCGAGTCCGCGCTGTCATTCGACAACTTTGCGCCGGCGGGACCGA
Coding sequences within it:
- a CDS encoding Transcriptional activator of proteases prtT — encoded protein: MSNSYNMGQQWNQSQLNFSSLQLEQDYEFAANESRQQQQQQQMLHQQQQQAYASSNAYHNQYSQQQQQQQQQQVQNPNAHSSSLMGAFSNPLSQQHSHSRSSSFGAAQSGQNSMSGAYAGLYGAQATGPPSNGANGPYRQPTSSAFTFSPPSGIPMSLQNNLSDVSQGGSPSYLTSSPGPLHESFSPPSSSSQLQQTYFNANDTSGAPQPKRHHGSAFKDESAIEDPDSEVGQSDTKDKQSKLKREHLLNQIQAQAKEIERLMHQLEKVTISSNQPRNAGMDTSTGVNLSSPVLTPSSNSGSFFGSDVPGDEAGGDEHGGANGNGSNNVVMNKAVEEWIAKARESLHEFGAFIGIGGAGMPKRYLVEEDYEGGDDSDDDEEYVDASDEALAEAFGNGDERYEVTVDNAPGDASGSSNPEQGGRILNHKSSSSSIGTVATANTQQRKKNSGENAKPVNLPVGAAPFGLFGELSLKNPVSRAGSAEPEDEDRGSGIANANFFKSTLAPQALGRRLEVAQHQAPSILTRGIITPLEAEKLFKIYFDNMNLSVSLLDPVLYTAQRTFYRSPFLFTVICAVASRFYFERPDLYAKCMHYAQWAAGTALIGGNKNVEMCSAYILLSLYPVPAKKWEDQRSWLYLGLAIRVATDINLHVPTSAKPLNENHAREMLNRTRVWLNCFNLDRSTGSQYGKPPIISSSDYIANNSPKWWNSSPHNMPNFDIHISAYNAELRVMSSFIAKVYSDPLHPTNLNKNIDFEKIAIETDDELQVLRDQWFSVLETTDMNDPHNRFRTGLLRLAYSYARLIALSYGFQHAFGKTDRVNENPFLERCLRAAFDVVDALVSDICRPGQLHFVKHGPEAQSVFVTFASAFLVKLLQPRFTTYLTPETRAKIRSQVQKVADLLGSPEVAIDERHGPKLYSRFLEKLLAKPMASLDPMSPGSTASSTVPLPRQKSRTYRSPPPATTSTNMATHSGYASNYDAPSNVFTHPSPSTSNSLSPPPTESALSFDNFAPAGPIDPYVPQTGPMNALNVNPTDSVVTGGNVMMNEFFQPPLPFDDHIMQSMQSLTDPSGWQDISLPVGFNWMAQFQENLGLDLQGMAYDQSMDYMTGPSN